A single Paraburkholderia sp. FT54 DNA region contains:
- a CDS encoding inositol monophosphatase family protein, producing MHPMLNIAVKAARRASQIITRASLDLDLVQVSKKQHNDFVTEVDKASEAAIIDTLKTAYPDHAILAEESGKSDNESEYQWIIDPLDGTTNFIHGFPYYCVSIALAHKGIVTQAVVYDPTRNDLFTASRGRGAFLNDRRIRVAKRDRLADGLIGTGFPFREKDGLEAYGRQFAEMTQACAGLRRPGAAALDLANVAAGRMDGFFEQGLNAWDVAAGSLLVTEAGGLVGNYTGDSDFLHVGEIVAGNAKVYAQMIPILSRYSRTRQQPA from the coding sequence ATGCATCCCATGCTCAATATCGCTGTGAAGGCCGCGCGCCGCGCTTCACAGATCATCACCCGCGCGTCGCTCGATCTCGATCTCGTCCAGGTCAGCAAGAAACAGCACAACGATTTCGTCACGGAGGTCGACAAAGCGTCTGAAGCGGCGATCATCGACACGCTCAAGACCGCCTACCCCGATCACGCGATCCTCGCCGAAGAATCCGGCAAGTCCGATAACGAATCCGAATACCAGTGGATCATCGATCCGCTCGACGGCACCACCAATTTCATCCACGGCTTTCCGTACTATTGCGTGTCGATCGCGCTGGCTCATAAGGGCATCGTGACGCAGGCCGTAGTCTACGACCCGACCCGCAACGACCTGTTCACCGCTTCGCGCGGCCGTGGCGCATTCCTCAACGACCGCCGCATCCGCGTGGCCAAGCGCGACCGTCTGGCCGACGGCCTGATCGGCACCGGCTTCCCGTTCCGCGAAAAGGACGGCCTCGAAGCGTATGGCCGCCAGTTCGCTGAAATGACCCAAGCCTGCGCCGGCCTGCGCCGTCCGGGCGCCGCCGCGCTCGACCTGGCGAACGTTGCGGCCGGCCGCATGGACGGCTTCTTCGAACAAGGCCTCAATGCGTGGGACGTCGCCGCCGGCAGCCTGCTGGTCACGGAAGCTGGTGGCCTGGTTGGCAACTACACGGGCGATTCGGATTTCCTGCACGTCGGCGAAATCGTCGCGGGCAACGCGAAGGTCTACGCGCAGATGATCCCGATTCTGTCGCGCTACAGCCGCACGCGTCAGCAACCGGCTTAA
- a CDS encoding RNA methyltransferase, which translates to MDHTHHSSDPDVAELRGGFTSTRFVLVEPSHPGNVGAAARALKTMGFSRLVLVSPRVPHVQSDPEAVAMASGADDVLASAHVVPTLADALSGVHWSIALTARLREYGPPQWTPRAAAGVAREQAVHGEIALVFGNERTGLSNEDVERCSALAHIPANPAYSSLNLAQAVQVLAYELRTTYLSVDGVTTAAQAASQAAAGQGEPAGARAASDEIESMFTHLESALVALEFLDPANPKKLMSRLRRLFARSGLEREEVNIVRGIAKHILLKTSHKDGDAS; encoded by the coding sequence GTGGACCACACCCACCATTCTTCCGATCCTGACGTAGCCGAACTGCGCGGCGGCTTCACCTCGACGCGCTTCGTGCTCGTCGAGCCGAGTCATCCGGGTAACGTGGGCGCCGCGGCGCGCGCGCTGAAAACCATGGGTTTCTCGCGGCTCGTGCTGGTGTCGCCGCGCGTGCCGCACGTGCAGAGCGATCCGGAAGCCGTCGCCATGGCGAGCGGCGCCGACGACGTACTGGCGTCCGCGCACGTCGTGCCGACCCTCGCCGACGCCCTGAGCGGCGTGCATTGGTCGATCGCGCTGACTGCGCGGCTGCGCGAATACGGGCCGCCGCAATGGACGCCGCGTGCCGCGGCCGGCGTCGCGCGCGAGCAGGCGGTGCATGGCGAGATCGCGCTGGTGTTCGGCAACGAGCGCACCGGCTTGTCGAACGAGGACGTCGAGCGCTGCAGCGCGCTGGCGCATATTCCCGCCAACCCGGCCTATAGCTCGCTCAATCTCGCGCAGGCCGTGCAGGTGTTGGCGTATGAGTTGCGCACGACGTATCTGTCGGTCGACGGCGTGACAACGGCGGCGCAAGCTGCGTCTCAGGCGGCTGCGGGGCAGGGCGAGCCGGCTGGCGCGCGCGCCGCGAGCGACGAAATCGAAAGCATGTTCACGCATCTGGAAAGCGCGCTGGTCGCGCTCGAATTTCTCGATCCGGCGAATCCGAAGAAGCTGATGTCGCGATTGCGGCGTCTCTTTGCGCGCTCAGGTCTCGAACGCGAGGAGGTGAATATCGTGCGCGGCATAGCCAAACACATTCTGCTGAAGACGAGCCACAAGGACGGCGACGCGTCCTGA
- the cysE gene encoding serine O-acetyltransferase, with product MFTRLREDIATIRERDPAARSAWEVLTCYPGLHALVLHRLAHACWRAGRRWLARFVSQIARFMTGIEIHPGATLGRRVFIDHGMGVVIGETAQVGDDCTIYQGVTLGGTSLTRGAKRHPTLERGVIVGAGAKVLGGFTIGADAKIGSNAVVTKPVPARGTAVGNPARIIVPAAAAVVSEAASTASDAGSSGAARDVKRAAGSSGFCAYGITPNADDPVSLAIHGLIDHAATQAKRIDEIVDALERLGTSLEGLQGADAALLDLRRLSAAIAGKVEGAAAER from the coding sequence ATGTTCACGAGACTTCGCGAAGACATCGCCACGATCCGCGAGCGCGACCCCGCCGCCCGCAGCGCCTGGGAAGTCCTCACGTGTTATCCGGGCCTGCACGCGCTCGTGCTGCACCGGCTCGCGCATGCATGCTGGCGGGCCGGGCGCCGCTGGCTCGCGCGTTTCGTCTCGCAGATAGCGCGCTTCATGACCGGCATCGAAATCCATCCCGGCGCGACGCTCGGGCGGCGGGTGTTCATCGATCACGGCATGGGCGTGGTGATCGGCGAGACCGCGCAGGTCGGCGACGACTGCACGATCTATCAGGGCGTGACGCTCGGCGGCACGTCGCTCACGCGCGGCGCGAAACGGCATCCTACGCTCGAGCGCGGCGTGATCGTCGGCGCGGGCGCGAAGGTGCTCGGCGGTTTCACGATCGGCGCGGACGCGAAGATCGGTTCGAACGCGGTGGTGACCAAGCCCGTGCCGGCGCGCGGCACGGCGGTGGGCAATCCGGCGCGGATCATCGTGCCGGCGGCGGCCGCGGTGGTTTCCGAGGCGGCGTCCACCGCGTCTGATGCGGGTTCCAGCGGTGCCGCGCGCGACGTAAAACGCGCCGCCGGGAGCAGCGGCTTCTGCGCGTACGGCATCACGCCGAACGCGGACGATCCGGTGTCGCTGGCCATTCACGGCCTGATCGATCACGCGGCCACGCAAGCGAAGCGCATCGACGAAATCGTCGACGCGCTGGAGCGGCTCGGCACGAGTCTGGAAGGGCTGCAAGGCGCGGATGCGGCGTTGCTCGATTTGCGGCGCCTGTCGGCCGCGATTGCAGGCAAGGTGGAAGGGGCGGCGGCGGAGCGGTGA
- a CDS encoding UDP-2,3-diacylglucosamine diphosphatase, with translation MLQETPLRSVAAGVPGEGKRPHAARPFFFLSDIHLGEAIPRTVAAFEHFIRVTAEQADSVFILGDLFEYWIGDDMLVEPFVARMAALLHTLSERGIALYIMHGNRDFLLGKRFMKAAGAIWLPDPFVITAFGTRVVLAHGDGLCTADRGYQTFRRFARNRFAQMLFLAWPLRWRQKLAENMRSKSEQGRSRPVSPKYDVTAAAVAALFKSSKTATIIHGHTHRPARHCEPGGTRWVLPDWDLDHGERRGGYLRIDAEGIRALPLG, from the coding sequence ATGCTGCAAGAAACGCCGCTGCGAAGCGTCGCCGCGGGCGTGCCTGGCGAGGGCAAACGCCCGCACGCCGCACGCCCGTTTTTTTTCCTCTCCGATATTCATCTGGGCGAGGCGATTCCGCGTACGGTCGCCGCGTTCGAGCATTTCATCCGCGTGACGGCCGAACAGGCCGATTCGGTTTTCATTCTCGGCGATCTGTTCGAGTACTGGATCGGCGACGACATGCTCGTCGAGCCGTTCGTCGCGCGCATGGCGGCGCTCCTGCATACGTTGTCCGAGCGCGGCATCGCGCTCTACATCATGCATGGCAACCGCGATTTTCTGCTGGGCAAGCGTTTCATGAAAGCGGCCGGCGCGATCTGGCTGCCCGATCCGTTCGTGATTACCGCGTTCGGCACACGTGTCGTGCTCGCGCATGGCGACGGCTTGTGCACGGCGGATCGCGGCTATCAAACGTTCCGGCGTTTTGCGCGCAACCGTTTCGCGCAGATGCTGTTTCTCGCGTGGCCGTTGCGCTGGCGTCAGAAGCTCGCCGAAAACATGCGCTCGAAAAGCGAGCAAGGCCGCTCGCGGCCGGTTTCGCCGAAGTACGACGTGACGGCGGCGGCCGTGGCCGCGTTATTCAAGTCGTCGAAAACCGCGACCATCATTCATGGACACACGCACCGGCCGGCGCGGCATTGCGAGCCGGGCGGCACGCGCTGGGTTCTGCCGGATTGGGATCTCGACCACGGCGAGCGGCGCGGTGGCTATTTGCGTATCGATGCCGAGGGGATTCGGGCGTTGCCGTTGGGTTGA
- a CDS encoding peptidylprolyl isomerase, whose amino-acid sequence MVELHTNHGVIKLELDAEKAPKSVENFLNYVKAGHYDNTVFHRVIDGFMIQGGGFEPGMKQKPTAEPITNEANNGLKNVNGSVAMARTNDPHSATAQFFINVNDNDFLNHSSPTPQGWGYAVFGKVVEGMDIVEKIKKVKTGSKGFHQDVPADDVVIEKAVIVD is encoded by the coding sequence ATGGTTGAACTGCATACGAACCACGGCGTCATCAAACTCGAACTGGACGCTGAGAAGGCGCCGAAGTCGGTTGAGAACTTCCTCAACTACGTGAAGGCCGGCCACTACGACAACACGGTGTTCCACCGCGTGATCGACGGCTTCATGATCCAGGGCGGCGGTTTCGAACCCGGCATGAAGCAGAAGCCGACGGCCGAGCCGATCACCAACGAAGCGAACAACGGTCTGAAGAACGTGAATGGCTCGGTCGCCATGGCACGCACGAACGACCCGCATTCGGCCACCGCGCAATTCTTCATCAACGTGAACGACAACGACTTCCTGAACCACTCGTCGCCCACGCCGCAGGGTTGGGGCTACGCCGTGTTCGGCAAGGTGGTCGAAGGCATGGACATCGTCGAGAAGATCAAGAAGGTCAAGACGGGTTCGAAGGGCTTCCATCAGGACGTGCCGGCGGACGACGTGGTGATCGAAAAGGCTGTGATCGTCGACTGA
- a CDS encoding peptidylprolyl isomerase has protein sequence MKWLMLALGSAALIANAPAFAQSGSQAAHPSVLFKTSEGDIRVELYPEKAPKTVANFLDYVKSGQYSGTIFHRVIRGFMIQGGGYTQSFAEKPTRAPIPLESRNGLKNMAGTLAMARTSDPNSATAQFFINTVDNAGLDYPNPDGNGYAVFGKVTSGMDVVKKIEGTPTTSRGPMGDVPQKAVVIESATVVGK, from the coding sequence ATGAAATGGTTGATGTTGGCGCTCGGCAGCGCCGCCCTGATCGCAAACGCCCCCGCATTTGCCCAGTCCGGTTCGCAAGCCGCGCATCCGTCCGTCCTCTTCAAGACATCGGAAGGCGACATCCGCGTCGAGTTGTATCCTGAGAAAGCGCCGAAGACGGTCGCCAACTTCCTCGACTACGTGAAGTCCGGCCAGTACAGCGGCACGATTTTTCATCGCGTGATTCGCGGCTTCATGATTCAGGGCGGCGGCTATACGCAGAGCTTTGCAGAGAAGCCGACGCGCGCGCCGATTCCGCTCGAAAGTCGTAACGGCCTGAAGAACATGGCGGGCACGCTTGCCATGGCGCGCACCAGCGATCCGAATTCGGCCACGGCGCAGTTCTTCATCAACACGGTCGACAATGCCGGCCTCGACTATCCGAATCCGGACGGCAACGGCTATGCGGTGTTCGGCAAGGTGACGAGCGGCATGGACGTCGTGAAGAAGATCGAAGGCACGCCCACCACCTCGCGCGGCCCGATGGGCGACGTGCCGCAAAAGGCGGTGGTGATCGAGTCGGCCACGGTCGTCGGCAAGTAA
- a CDS encoding tetratricopeptide repeat protein produces MKPSSGRARSAATLAAAAFSGVTRGMSRGVAPGVARHATRALTLRVTLAVALAAVPAAAAFAQKAATLPQGPAVRDNTPEIDASIAQKNWAASLTQLDARIASNPRDAQARFKRGTVLAHLNRDDEAIAAFIELTQMYPELPEPYNNLAALYAKQGHYAEARAALETATKVNPGYGLAYENLGDLYLRMANEAYRRAQSLGKASPTTTQRLADIQKVIAPVKTPAQPKRAAAPEDDYTARATSNMTQTPSFQYGGANGSLAMPPYMAPSK; encoded by the coding sequence ATGAAACCTTCAAGCGGCCGCGCACGCAGCGCTGCGACCCTCGCCGCGGCGGCCTTCAGTGGCGTCACGCGCGGCATGAGCCGCGGTGTCGCTCCTGGCGTTGCCCGTCATGCCACGCGTGCCCTCACGTTGCGCGTCACCCTGGCCGTCGCCCTTGCGGCCGTGCCGGCCGCGGCCGCCTTTGCGCAAAAAGCCGCCACGCTGCCGCAAGGCCCCGCCGTGCGCGACAACACGCCGGAAATCGACGCGTCGATCGCGCAGAAAAACTGGGCGGCCTCGCTGACCCAGCTCGACGCGCGCATCGCCTCGAATCCGCGCGACGCGCAAGCCAGGTTCAAGCGCGGCACCGTGCTCGCCCACCTGAATCGCGACGACGAAGCCATCGCCGCGTTCATCGAGCTCACCCAGATGTACCCCGAGCTGCCCGAGCCGTATAACAACCTCGCCGCGCTTTACGCCAAGCAAGGCCATTATGCCGAAGCGCGCGCCGCGCTCGAAACGGCGACCAAGGTCAACCCGGGCTACGGCCTCGCGTACGAGAATCTCGGCGACCTGTATCTGCGCATGGCCAACGAGGCCTATCGTCGCGCGCAGAGCCTCGGCAAGGCGAGCCCCACCACCACGCAGCGTCTCGCGGACATTCAGAAAGTCATTGCGCCGGTCAAGACCCCGGCCCAGCCGAAACGGGCCGCCGCCCCGGAAGACGACTACACCGCCCGCGCCACCTCGAACATGACGCAGACGCCGAGCTTCCAGTACGGCGGCGCGAACGGCTCGCTCGCCATGCCACCTTACATGGCGCCGTCGAAGTAA
- the cysS gene encoding cysteine--tRNA ligase — translation MESLRIYNTLARDKQTFVPLQEGVVRMYVCGMTVYDYCHVGHARVMVVFDIVQRWLRTLGYDVTYVRNITDIDDKIIRRAVENGETIKALTDRFINALHEDADALGIQRPDLEPRATDFIAQMLGMIEQLEANGYAYQASDGDVNYAVRKFANYGKLSGKSLEDLRAGERVAANDAKQDPLDFVLWKQAKPEEPADTGWDSKYGRGRPGWHIECSAMGCTLLGEHFDIHGGGQDLQFPHHENEIAQSEAATGQTFVNFWMHNGYVQIDNEKMSKSLNNFFTIREVLAQYDAEVVRFFIARAHYRSPLNYSDVHIDDARNALARLYTALKDVTPDDAGIDWNEAHAQRFQAAMNDDFNTPVAVSVLFELATEVNRTRDAALARQLRSLGAVIGLLGREPRAYLQQAAGAAAAGALEPAAIEAKIAARVAAKQAKDYAAADRIRAELLEAGVALEDKPGGSTEWRRV, via the coding sequence ATGGAATCACTGCGCATCTACAACACGCTCGCGCGTGACAAGCAAACTTTCGTGCCGCTGCAAGAAGGCGTCGTGCGGATGTACGTCTGCGGGATGACCGTGTACGACTATTGTCACGTCGGCCATGCGCGCGTGATGGTCGTGTTCGACATCGTGCAGCGCTGGTTGCGCACGCTCGGCTACGACGTGACCTACGTGCGCAATATCACGGATATTGATGACAAGATCATCCGGCGCGCAGTGGAGAACGGCGAAACGATCAAAGCGCTGACCGATCGCTTCATCAACGCATTGCATGAAGACGCGGACGCGCTCGGCATCCAGCGGCCCGACCTCGAGCCGCGCGCCACTGACTTCATTGCGCAGATGCTCGGCATGATCGAACAGCTCGAAGCGAACGGCTACGCCTATCAGGCAAGCGACGGCGACGTCAACTATGCGGTGCGCAAGTTCGCGAACTACGGCAAGCTCTCGGGCAAGTCGCTCGAAGATCTGCGCGCGGGCGAACGCGTCGCGGCGAACGACGCGAAGCAGGACCCGCTCGACTTCGTGCTGTGGAAACAGGCCAAGCCGGAAGAGCCCGCCGACACAGGCTGGGATTCGAAATATGGACGTGGGCGTCCCGGCTGGCATATCGAATGCTCGGCGATGGGCTGCACGTTGCTCGGCGAGCATTTCGACATTCATGGCGGCGGCCAGGACCTGCAGTTTCCGCACCACGAAAACGAAATAGCGCAAAGTGAAGCTGCTACCGGTCAAACCTTCGTCAATTTCTGGATGCACAACGGCTACGTACAGATCGACAATGAGAAGATGTCGAAGTCGTTGAACAACTTCTTTACGATCCGCGAAGTATTGGCGCAGTACGATGCCGAAGTCGTGCGCTTCTTTATCGCGCGCGCGCATTACCGCTCGCCGTTGAACTACAGCGACGTGCATATCGACGACGCCCGCAACGCCCTCGCGCGTTTGTACACCGCACTGAAGGACGTCACGCCGGACGACGCCGGAATCGACTGGAACGAAGCGCATGCGCAGCGTTTCCAGGCAGCAATGAACGACGACTTCAACACGCCGGTAGCAGTGTCGGTGTTGTTCGAGTTGGCAACTGAAGTGAACCGCACGCGCGACGCCGCGCTGGCCCGTCAATTGCGCTCGCTGGGCGCGGTGATCGGACTGCTCGGCCGCGAGCCGCGTGCATATCTGCAGCAGGCAGCGGGGGCAGCAGCCGCTGGCGCACTCGAGCCCGCCGCGATCGAAGCGAAGATCGCCGCGCGCGTGGCCGCCAAGCAGGCGAAGGACTATGCGGCAGCAGACCGGATCCGGGCCGAATTGCTCGAGGCCGGCGTTGCACTTGAAGACAAACCCGGCGGGTCGACCGAGTGGCGGCGCGTGTGA
- a CDS encoding DNA-3-methyladenine glycosylase: MATATKTPAKRAASQTNAATAAKSTRTSARTGSGAVGKASSKAAGVAAKSAAGAAKKTTVQRALNGASAHAPLVKRAKASRAKSNGVLPAELAGDVQELARVTGEGHEGEVVRKTRASATTGGEAASASEVAVPVQIGGLTPEVTRPAYWDKACADLVKRDRILKKLIPKFGPVHLLSRGDPFVTLARSVVGQQISVASAQAAWAKVEAACPKLVPQQFIKLGLDKLTTCGLSKRKAEYVLDLAQHFVSGALHVGKWTSMEDEAVIAELTQIRGIGRWTAEMFLIFNLSRPDVLPLDDLGLIRAISVNYFSGEPVTRSEAREVAANWEPWRTVATWYMWRSLDPLPVDY, encoded by the coding sequence ATGGCAACGGCCACGAAGACGCCGGCTAAACGAGCCGCGTCTCAAACAAACGCAGCAACCGCGGCAAAGTCGACACGCACGTCGGCTCGCACGGGCAGCGGCGCGGTAGGGAAAGCATCGTCGAAAGCCGCCGGGGTGGCGGCCAAGAGCGCAGCGGGCGCAGCGAAAAAAACCACCGTGCAGCGCGCGCTCAACGGCGCGTCGGCCCATGCGCCGCTCGTGAAGCGTGCGAAGGCGTCGCGTGCGAAGAGCAATGGCGTCTTGCCGGCTGAACTGGCCGGCGACGTGCAGGAGCTCGCCCGCGTAACGGGTGAGGGGCACGAAGGCGAAGTCGTGCGCAAGACGCGCGCGTCCGCAACCACGGGCGGCGAAGCTGCGAGCGCGAGCGAAGTCGCGGTGCCGGTGCAGATCGGCGGTCTTACGCCTGAAGTCACGCGTCCGGCCTATTGGGACAAGGCGTGTGCCGATCTCGTCAAGCGCGATCGCATTCTGAAGAAGCTGATTCCGAAGTTCGGCCCGGTGCATCTGCTGAGCCGCGGCGATCCGTTCGTCACGCTCGCGCGTTCAGTGGTCGGCCAGCAGATTTCGGTTGCGTCCGCACAAGCCGCCTGGGCGAAGGTCGAGGCCGCCTGTCCGAAGCTGGTGCCGCAGCAGTTCATCAAGCTCGGTCTGGACAAGCTGACCACGTGCGGACTGTCCAAGCGTAAGGCCGAGTACGTGCTCGATCTCGCGCAGCATTTCGTGTCGGGTGCGTTGCATGTCGGCAAATGGACGTCGATGGAAGACGAGGCGGTGATCGCCGAACTCACGCAGATTCGCGGCATCGGCCGCTGGACGGCGGAGATGTTCCTGATCTTCAACCTCTCGCGCCCCGACGTCCTGCCGCTCGACGACCTCGGCCTGATCCGCGCGATCAGCGTCAACTACTTCAGCGGCGAACCGGTTACGCGCAGCGAAGCGCGCGAGGTCGCCGCCAACTGGGAGCCGTGGCGCACTGTCGCCACCTGGTATATGTGGCGTAGTCTTGACCCGTTGCCGGTCGACTACTGA
- a CDS encoding acetyl-CoA carboxylase carboxyltransferase subunit alpha produces MKTTFLDFEQPIAELEAKIEELRFVQDDSAVDISEEIERLSKKSQQLTKDLYANLTPWQVSQIARHPQRPYTFDYVNELFTDFHELHGDRNYADDLSIVGGLARFNGQACMVIGHQKGRDTKERALRNFGMPRPEGYRKAERLMRLAEKFGLPIFTFIDTPGAYPGIGAEERGQSEAIGRNLYVMAELKTPLIATIIGEGGSGGALAIAVGDSVLMLQFSTYSVISPEGCASILWKSAAKAPEAAEALGLTAHRLKALGLIDKIVNEPLGGAHRDPKGMAAMLRRALADSLRQFQGMSINDLRQRRFERLMSYGKFKETTPGA; encoded by the coding sequence ATGAAGACCACCTTTCTGGATTTCGAGCAGCCGATCGCTGAACTCGAAGCGAAGATCGAAGAATTGCGCTTCGTGCAGGACGATTCGGCCGTCGATATTTCGGAAGAGATCGAGCGGCTGTCCAAGAAGAGTCAACAGCTCACCAAAGATCTGTACGCGAACCTCACGCCGTGGCAGGTTTCGCAAATCGCCCGTCATCCGCAACGCCCGTACACGTTCGACTACGTGAACGAGCTGTTCACCGATTTCCACGAACTGCACGGCGACCGCAACTACGCGGACGACCTGTCGATCGTCGGCGGCCTCGCGCGTTTCAATGGCCAGGCATGCATGGTGATCGGCCATCAGAAGGGCCGCGACACGAAGGAGCGCGCGCTGCGCAACTTCGGCATGCCGCGTCCGGAAGGCTATCGCAAGGCCGAACGTCTGATGCGTCTCGCCGAAAAATTCGGCTTGCCGATTTTCACGTTCATCGACACGCCGGGCGCGTACCCGGGCATCGGCGCGGAAGAGCGCGGCCAGTCGGAAGCGATCGGCCGCAATCTGTATGTGATGGCCGAACTGAAAACGCCGCTGATCGCGACGATCATCGGCGAGGGCGGTTCGGGCGGCGCGTTGGCCATTGCAGTTGGCGACAGCGTGCTGATGCTGCAATTCTCGACCTATTCGGTGATCTCGCCGGAAGGCTGCGCATCGATTCTCTGGAAGAGCGCCGCGAAAGCGCCGGAAGCCGCGGAAGCGCTCGGCCTGACCGCGCACCGCCTGAAGGCGCTCGGCCTGATCGACAAGATCGTCAACGAGCCGCTGGGCGGCGCGCATCGCGATCCGAAGGGCATGGCCGCCATGTTGCGCCGTGCGCTCGCCGATTCGCTGCGCCAGTTCCAGGGCATGAGCATCAACGACCTGCGTCAACGCCGTTTCGAACGGCTGATGTCGTACGGCAAGTTCAAGGAAACGACGCCGGGTGCCTAA
- the tilS gene encoding tRNA lysidine(34) synthetase TilS encodes MTSTADTPADRLVLEAVGFSLSTSPANSRIAIAFSGGVDSSVLLDAAVRVAGASRCIALHVHHGLSAHADAWLAHCEAFALERGVEFAAQRVEVSCDAGVSVEAAARDARYRALDGMCASRDIATLWLAQHADDQAETVLLQLLRGAGLAGLAAMAPEYLPAGASATRVRPLLHLLRAQLEQYASERALRWIDDESNADTRYARNALRHEVAPALAVHFPGFRDALARTAAHAASAQRLLDALARIDMGEASRDEGRALSHDALLALGDDRALNLMRYWMRTLGLVAASSARLGDALRQLREIGAAGEGHGLRIDHAGHALRSYRGLVYWETGDSSEPADETALAARAVSELAWQGESIWRLPQWRGTFIFVDASAAAGDSGTIPAGVLQRAVLSARSRSGGERMRTSEARNAPSRTLKNLFQERGIPAWKRDVPLLYIGDDLLFVPLLGVNRAVLPDQVDEGESRVKIIWREDLLIA; translated from the coding sequence GTGACTTCCACCGCCGATACGCCCGCCGACCGCCTCGTTCTCGAGGCGGTCGGCTTTTCGTTGTCTACATCTCCCGCTAACTCGCGTATTGCGATTGCGTTCAGTGGCGGCGTGGATTCGAGTGTGTTGCTCGATGCCGCGGTGCGTGTCGCGGGCGCCTCGCGTTGCATCGCGCTGCATGTGCATCATGGGCTGAGTGCTCATGCCGATGCGTGGCTCGCGCATTGCGAGGCGTTTGCGCTTGAGCGTGGCGTCGAGTTTGCGGCACAGCGCGTCGAGGTGTCGTGTGACGCGGGTGTGAGCGTGGAGGCCGCCGCGCGCGACGCGCGTTATCGCGCGCTGGACGGCATGTGCGCGTCGCGCGATATCGCCACGCTGTGGCTCGCGCAACATGCGGACGATCAGGCGGAAACCGTGCTGTTGCAATTGCTCCGAGGCGCCGGTCTCGCGGGCCTTGCCGCGATGGCGCCCGAGTATTTGCCGGCGGGCGCGTCGGCGACGCGCGTGCGGCCTTTGCTTCATCTGCTGCGCGCGCAACTCGAGCAATACGCGAGCGAGCGCGCGTTGCGCTGGATCGACGACGAGTCGAACGCGGATACACGCTACGCGCGCAATGCGTTGCGCCACGAGGTGGCGCCGGCGCTGGCCGTCCACTTTCCCGGGTTTCGCGATGCGCTCGCGCGCACGGCGGCGCACGCGGCGTCGGCGCAGCGTTTGCTCGATGCGCTTGCACGCATCGATATGGGAGAAGCGTCACGCGACGAAGGGCGCGCTCTATCGCACGATGCATTGCTCGCGCTCGGCGACGACCGCGCGCTCAACCTGATGCGCTACTGGATGCGCACGTTGGGCCTTGTCGCTGCCTCCAGCGCGCGTCTTGGCGATGCGCTGCGTCAGCTGCGCGAGATCGGCGCGGCAGGCGAGGGCCATGGCCTGCGTATCGATCATGCGGGTCATGCGTTGCGCAGCTATCGCGGCCTCGTGTATTGGGAAACAGGCGACAGCAGCGAGCCCGCCGACGAGACCGCGCTCGCCGCGCGCGCGGTCAGCGAACTCGCGTGGCAGGGCGAATCGATCTGGCGCTTGCCGCAATGGCGCGGCACTTTCATATTCGTCGACGCGAGCGCGGCCGCAGGCGACTCCGGCACGATTCCCGCGGGCGTCTTGCAACGCGCTGTGTTGAGCGCACGTTCACGCAGCGGCGGCGAACGGATGCGCACGAGCGAAGCGCGCAATGCGCCGAGCCGCACGCTGAAAAACCTGTTTCAGGAGCGCGGTATTCCCGCATGGAAACGCGACGTGCCGCTGCTCTACATCGGCGACGATCTGCTGTTCGTGCCCTTGCTCGGGGTCAATCGCGCAGTGTTGCCGGATCAGGTCGACGAGGGCGAATCGCGCGTCAAGATCATCTGGCGCGAGGATTTGCTGATCGCCTGA